Proteins from one Camelina sativa cultivar DH55 chromosome 8, Cs, whole genome shotgun sequence genomic window:
- the LOC104709550 gene encoding uncharacterized protein At3g43530-like, producing MDVQEKFHEMRGFPLSKINDELGTTEVIDSILVPIDDNEKSLLQRITEKDDMDDTYDIVNHIHKGYNVRFEDMFNEDVQSRGGGGVRGESENMNEEVAAIEGPGNPSVADLVDLVNNFTTKGFLSLSMILYSSSKVLSVVTFSFSATDHKSASNSLLNAPIYLQSIQTWRLRDVH from the exons ATGGATGTGCAAGAGAAATTTCACGAAATGAGAGGGTTTCCTCTTTCGAAAATAAATGATGAACTTGGTACAACTGAG GTTATTGATAGTATCCTAGTACCTATAGATGATAACGAAAAGTCTCTTCTTCAAAGAATCACTGAAAAGGATGACATGGATGATACATATGATATTGTTAATCATATTCATAAAGGATATAATGTTAGGTTTGAAGACATGTTCAATGAAGATGTTCAGtcccgaggaggaggaggagtaagAGGGGAATCTGAGAATATGAACGAGGAAGTAGCTGCTATTGAAGGACCGGGAAACCCTAGTGTAGCTGATCTGGTGGATCTTGTAAACAACTTCACCACAAAAGGCTTTCTATCACTGTCAATGATATTGTACTCAAGTTCGAAAGTGTTAAGCGTCGTCACCTTTAGTTTCTCAGCAACTGACCATAAATCGGCAAGTAACTCTTTGCTAAATGCACCAATTTATTTACAATCGATCCAGACATGGCGTCTTCGAGATGTTCATTGA